A single genomic interval of Myxosarcina sp. GI1 harbors:
- a CDS encoding DUF4278 domain-containing protein: MQLLYRGINYDRKSQTAIDNYEAQGKYRGVEWHSRDIKSIAVGRNKSHLTYRGVDYC, encoded by the coding sequence ATGCAACTTTTATATCGTGGAATCAACTACGACCGTAAATCTCAAACCGCAATTGACAATTACGAAGCGCAAGGAAAATACAGGGGTGTTGAATGGCACTCACGGGATATTAAATCTATTGCCGTCGGTCGAAATAAGTCGCACCTAACCTATCGTGGAGTAGATTATTGCTAA